Proteins from a single region of Artemia franciscana chromosome 20, ASM3288406v1, whole genome shotgun sequence:
- the LOC136040377 gene encoding transmembrane emp24 domain-containing protein bai-like has protein sequence MSPFIIFGLLMLFSGLEGLMLELQPNSRRCLKEEVHKDVLVTGEYEINEIQGQTIDIQVTDTKGHVLVNHEDKNKGKFAFTTDEYDVFELCFISKVQQGYHGQAHEVSIFIKTGVEAKNYEGLGDASQLKPLEIELKRLEDLSESIVQAFAYMRQREEDMRNTNESTNSRVFYLSVFSMLCLVGLATWQVIYLRQYFKSKKLIE, from the coding sequence ATGTCAccgtttattatttttggactCCTAATGTTATTTTCAGGATTAGAAGGGCTGATGCTTGAATTGCAGCCAAACTCTAGGAGATGTTTGAAAGAAGAAGTGCACAAGGATGTATTAGTCACTGGCGAATATGAAATTAATGAGATTCAAGGACAAACTATAGATATACAGGTGACTGATACAAAAGGACATGTTTTGGTCAATCATGAggacaaaaataaaggaaaatttgCATTCACAACTGATGAATATGATGTTTTTGAGCTGTGCTTCATTTCCAAAGTTCAGCAAGGTTACCATGGTCAAGCTcatgaagtttcaatttttattaagactGGAGTGGAAGCCAAGAACTATGAAGGGCTTGGAGATGCTTCGCAGCTAAAGCCATTAGAGATTGAGCTGAAGCGTTTGGAAGATCTGTCTGAATCCATTGTACAGGCCTTCGCTTACATGAGACAAAGAGAAGAAGATATGAGAAACACAAATGAGTCGACCAATTCACGTGTTTTCTATTTGAGTGTTTTCAGTATGCTGTGTCTGGTTGGACTAGCTACTTGGCAAGTGATTTATCTGAGGCAGTATTTCAAATCAAAGAAATTGATTGAATAA